A stretch of Pirellulales bacterium DNA encodes these proteins:
- a CDS encoding metalloregulator ArsR/SmtB family transcription factor — protein sequence MVKQFPKALNQVFFALSDPTRRAILARLADGETTITAVATPFAISFVAVSKHIRVLERAGLLKRSKQGREYHLRLVPEPLHDAADWLDQYQRFWTDHLHDIKVRAEQKMRERKANKSNP from the coding sequence ATGGTTAAACAATTTCCCAAAGCCCTGAACCAGGTGTTTTTCGCCCTGTCCGATCCCACCCGCCGCGCCATTTTGGCCCGGCTGGCCGATGGCGAAACCACCATCACCGCCGTGGCCACCCCGTTTGCCATTTCGTTTGTGGCCGTTTCTAAGCACATCCGCGTGCTGGAACGGGCCGGTTTGCTCAAGCGCAGCAAACAGGGGCGCGAATATCACTTGCGATTGGTTCCCGAACCGCTCCACGACGCTGCCGATTGGCTCGATCAATACCAGCGCTTCTGGACCGATCATTTGCACGACATCAAAGTTCGAGCCGAACAAAAGATGCGCGAACGAAAAGCAAACAAATCCAACCC